The Bacillota bacterium genome includes a region encoding these proteins:
- a CDS encoding L-lactate permease has protein sequence MLGFLALLAFLPVLATVVLMASFNWPAKKAMPVVWLGAVGLGLLVWRMEPVRVAAATIEGALSAFNLLIIVFGAILLLNTLKNSGAMLAISKGFHGISEDRRVQAIIIGWMFGAFVEGAAGFGTPAALAAPLLVGLGFPPLAAASIALIFNSTPVSFGAVGTPVLLGVRSAVAGLIPDAQMTGYLAQVGVWTSLIHAVFGTFLPLFTIALMTRFFGKNKSYKEGFAAAPFAIFAGLAFTVPYLIMANFFGPELPSLVGALIGLVLVTLAAKHKFLTPKSSWDFAPAKEWDKEWGEAQIESKAAHAEKSMPLLLAWVPYILIGAILVATRLPALGLAAPLREWTIRWTAILGQTGVNYSLQPLWSPGILPFVLVAVLTIFLHGMKGNAVSQAWRTTIKQLIPASIALVFAIAMVRILVQSNINLAGYDSMLITMSTFTAQVVGSAWPLISPFVGVLGAFIVGSNTVSNILFGGFQHSIAETLGISRTIVMALQVVGGAIGNMICVHNVVAACAVVGNLGQEGLIIRRNLIPAMIYTVGAGIVGMLLIYVFATGVF, from the coding sequence ATGCTTGGATTTCTCGCCTTACTGGCTTTCCTGCCAGTACTCGCAACCGTGGTGCTCATGGCAAGTTTCAACTGGCCAGCGAAGAAGGCCATGCCGGTAGTGTGGCTAGGCGCTGTGGGGTTAGGGCTACTGGTGTGGCGCATGGAGCCCGTGCGCGTAGCAGCCGCGACAATCGAAGGGGCACTAAGTGCCTTCAATCTCTTGATTATTGTCTTTGGAGCTATTCTTTTACTTAATACACTGAAGAACAGCGGCGCCATGTTGGCGATCAGCAAGGGGTTTCATGGCATATCCGAAGACCGCCGGGTGCAGGCCATCATCATCGGCTGGATGTTTGGCGCCTTCGTCGAGGGTGCAGCCGGCTTTGGCACACCAGCAGCCTTGGCCGCACCACTTTTGGTCGGCTTGGGCTTCCCCCCACTTGCGGCAGCTTCTATAGCGTTAATATTTAATAGCACTCCGGTTTCCTTTGGAGCCGTGGGCACACCGGTACTACTAGGAGTCAGGTCGGCAGTAGCAGGCCTCATCCCTGATGCGCAAATGACAGGGTACTTAGCGCAAGTTGGCGTGTGGACCTCTCTCATTCATGCTGTGTTTGGGACATTCTTACCTTTGTTTACGATCGCACTCATGACCCGTTTCTTTGGCAAGAATAAGTCGTACAAAGAGGGCTTTGCCGCTGCGCCATTCGCGATATTCGCCGGGCTAGCCTTCACTGTACCCTACCTCATTATGGCTAACTTCTTTGGCCCTGAACTGCCTTCCCTCGTCGGAGCCTTGATTGGCCTTGTCTTAGTCACTTTAGCCGCCAAGCATAAATTCTTAACCCCCAAGTCGAGCTGGGATTTCGCCCCGGCTAAAGAGTGGGACAAAGAATGGGGCGAAGCACAGATCGAGAGCAAGGCGGCTCATGCCGAGAAGTCCATGCCTCTTTTACTGGCATGGGTGCCCTACATCTTGATTGGCGCAATTCTGGTGGCGACAAGGTTACCTGCCTTAGGCCTTGCCGCACCACTACGCGAATGGACTATCCGCTGGACCGCCATACTGGGGCAAACAGGGGTTAACTACAGCTTGCAGCCCCTGTGGAGCCCTGGTATTCTGCCCTTTGTTTTGGTTGCCGTTCTGACCATCTTCCTGCATGGTATGAAGGGTAATGCGGTCTCGCAAGCCTGGCGCACCACAATTAAGCAGCTTATACCAGCCAGCATTGCCTTGGTCTTTGCCATAGCCATGGTGCGCATACTAGTACAATCGAATATTAACCTAGCTGGCTACGACAGCATGCTAATCACTATGTCGACCTTTACGGCGCAAGTGGTTGGCTCAGCCTGGCCCTTGATTTCGCCCTTTGTAGGTGTTTTAGGGGCCTTTATTGTGGGCAGCAACACCGTCTCGAACATTCTCTTCGGCGGGTTCCAACACTCCATCGCCGAAACCTTGGGCATTTCGCGCACCATCGTTATGGCGCTACAGGTCGTGGGCGGGGCCATCGGCAACATGATTTGTGTGCATAATGTTGTCGCTGCCTGTGCTGTGGTAGGCAACCTGGGCCAAGAAGGCCTCATCATTCGCCGCAACTTGATACCCGCCATGATTTACACCGTAGGGGCGGGGATAGTTGGCATGCTACTCATCTATGTATTCGCCACAGGGGTCTTTTAG
- a CDS encoding electron transfer flavoprotein subunit beta/FixA family protein, protein MKIIVTIKQVPETSDVKMDKETGTMIREGVVSVINPLDLYAIETGIQLKEQFGGHVTVCTMGPQNAVKALKEAIAMGCDDAVLISDKKFAGADTWATSYTLSEAIKKFGGYDLILTGERATDGDTGQVGPGIAAWLNLPLATYVSKVASVDQESITVERLVEEGYQVLQLPLPALLTVVKEVSNPRLPTLRGKKKARATTVQTLTAADLAVKEANIGLKGSPTKVVKIGYPKVTRGGKLVKAAGEEGLNNAVDSLLVFLADKELI, encoded by the coding sequence GTGAAAATCATTGTCACCATCAAGCAGGTACCAGAGACCAGCGATGTCAAGATGGACAAGGAAACCGGCACGATGATCAGGGAGGGTGTGGTTAGCGTTATAAACCCTCTCGACCTCTACGCAATCGAAACAGGCATACAGCTAAAGGAGCAGTTCGGAGGCCATGTTACCGTTTGCACCATGGGCCCACAGAATGCAGTAAAGGCCCTAAAAGAAGCCATCGCGATGGGTTGCGATGACGCTGTGCTCATTTCCGACAAGAAGTTTGCCGGCGCAGACACCTGGGCCACCTCTTACACCTTGTCAGAAGCCATTAAGAAGTTTGGTGGCTATGACTTAATTCTCACTGGGGAGCGGGCCACCGATGGCGATACCGGCCAAGTAGGGCCTGGGATTGCCGCCTGGCTAAACCTGCCGCTAGCCACTTATGTGAGCAAAGTGGCCTCCGTCGACCAAGAAAGCATTACCGTCGAGAGACTGGTGGAAGAAGGCTACCAGGTATTGCAACTACCCTTGCCCGCCCTGCTCACTGTGGTTAAAGAAGTAAGCAATCCTAGGCTGCCCACCCTGCGCGGCAAGAAAAAAGCGCGCGCTACCACAGTACAAACTCTGACCGCAGCCGACTTGGCTGTTAAAGAAGCAAATATTGGGCTAAAAGGTTCGCCCACAAAAGTGGTCAAAATCGGCTACCCCAAGGTCACCCGCGGTGGCAAGCTGGTAAAGGCCGCGGGCGAAGAGGGTTTAAACAATGCTGTCGATTCGCTGTTGGTCTTTTTGGCCGACAAGGAACTGATATAG
- a CDS encoding FadR family transcriptional regulator, translating into MFKPIKTKRVYEQVVEQIQELMQKGNLRPGDKLLSERELSEKLGVSRAAVREALSALDFLGVLESRQGEGTFISQVTPQMLTEHLAVFLTMERDANLDLLEMRKILEAAAADLAAERASGADIEQMAEALQMMKCDMDSGALGEENDARFHRTVVEATGNKALAKTMALLSDLIVQNMRASRMQLFRKVGNREELYAQHLRVFTAIKAKNATLARQTMVDHLEFVENELLKGPLTHK; encoded by the coding sequence GTGTTTAAGCCCATTAAGACCAAGCGCGTGTATGAGCAAGTGGTAGAGCAAATTCAAGAGTTAATGCAGAAGGGCAACTTGCGGCCGGGCGACAAATTGCTTTCCGAGCGAGAGTTGTCAGAAAAACTAGGGGTGAGTCGTGCAGCAGTGCGCGAAGCCTTGAGCGCGCTTGACTTTCTCGGCGTGTTAGAGAGCAGACAAGGCGAGGGAACTTTTATCTCCCAAGTGACTCCACAGATGCTGACGGAGCATTTGGCTGTGTTTCTCACCATGGAGAGGGACGCGAACTTAGACCTCTTGGAGATGCGCAAGATTCTCGAAGCTGCGGCTGCTGACCTCGCCGCGGAGAGGGCTAGCGGCGCAGACATCGAACAAATGGCAGAGGCCCTCCAGATGATGAAGTGCGATATGGATAGCGGTGCGCTCGGCGAAGAGAATGACGCCCGCTTCCACCGCACTGTGGTAGAGGCCACCGGGAATAAAGCCCTGGCCAAGACCATGGCCCTTTTATCAGATCTTATTGTGCAGAATATGCGCGCTAGCCGCATGCAGCTCTTTCGCAAAGTTGGCAACAGAGAGGAGCTGTATGCGCAGCACCTGCGCGTATTTACCGCCATCAAGGCCAAGAACGCCACGCTCGCTCGACAGACCATGGTTGACCACCTAGAGTTCGTCGAAAACGAGCTTCTCAAGGGGCCCTTAACTCACAAGTAG